From a single Streptomyces liliifuscus genomic region:
- a CDS encoding response regulator, producing the protein MIRVLVADDEALMRVGIRLILENADDIEVVAEAGDGLEAAAACRTQDIDVALLDIQMPTRDGIAAAEDIARLSPRTCVVMLTAFGEEASVTRALRAGASGFLLKDTGPAELIRAVQLAAKGEPVLAPRITRQLLERHVRSGRDTEAAVRRIEELTPAERDVLRLLGTGLSNAEIADQLYMSAGTVKAHISRILTRTGCANRVQAAVLAHDAGLLTDC; encoded by the coding sequence ATGATCCGAGTGCTGGTCGCCGACGACGAAGCGCTGATGCGCGTCGGAATCCGGCTGATCCTGGAGAACGCCGACGACATCGAGGTCGTCGCCGAAGCGGGCGACGGCCTGGAGGCCGCGGCGGCCTGCCGCACCCAGGACATCGACGTCGCCCTGCTCGACATCCAGATGCCGACCCGGGACGGCATCGCGGCCGCCGAGGACATCGCCCGGCTCTCGCCCCGTACGTGTGTGGTGATGCTGACGGCGTTCGGCGAGGAGGCGAGCGTGACGCGGGCCCTGCGGGCCGGGGCGAGCGGTTTCCTCCTCAAGGACACCGGCCCCGCCGAACTGATCCGCGCCGTGCAGCTCGCCGCGAAGGGCGAGCCGGTCCTCGCGCCCCGGATCACGCGCCAACTGCTCGAACGGCACGTGCGCTCCGGCCGTGACACCGAGGCCGCCGTGCGCAGGATCGAGGAACTCACCCCGGCCGAACGGGATGTCCTGCGCCTGCTCGGCACGGGCCTGTCCAACGCGGAGATCGCCGACCAGCTGTATATGAGCGCCGGTACGGTCAAGGCCCACATCAGCCGGATCCTGACCCGCACCGGCTGCGCCAACCGCGTCCAGGCAGCGGTCCTGGCCCATGACGCGGGGTTGCTGACGGACTGCTGA
- a CDS encoding nucleotide pyrophosphohydrolase: MTELDVAMLQRRLTEFAAARNWEQYHTPKNLVAALSVEASELVEIFQWLTPEESARVMDDPERASRVTDEVADVLAYLLQVCEVLGIDALAALDAKIDRNERRFPVGEGS, encoded by the coding sequence GTGACCGAACTTGATGTGGCGATGTTGCAGCGCAGGTTGACCGAGTTCGCGGCGGCGCGGAACTGGGAGCAGTACCACACGCCCAAGAACCTCGTCGCCGCGCTCAGCGTGGAGGCGTCCGAACTCGTCGAGATCTTCCAGTGGTTGACGCCCGAGGAGTCGGCCCGGGTGATGGACGACCCGGAGCGGGCCTCCCGTGTGACGGACGAAGTCGCCGACGTGCTCGCGTACTTGCTGCAGGTGTGCGAGGTGCTCGGTATCGATGCCCTTGCGGCGCTCGATGCGAAGATCGACCGGAATGAACGGAGGTTTCCGGTGGGGGAGGGGTCGTGA
- a CDS encoding DUF6099 family protein, whose translation MDAVRLIGASRCALMGSADAPGIMAEAWQAQALAQAIGSRLAVSGPPELRGEALGLTELAGRGCGVLDAPVLDVGRLRAAQLTELGDARLALLDLGGLLGEVGIALVGIACAANDEGTYWQCMEAIDAADESRDRVLEMLRRLAVRDQGAAAG comes from the coding sequence ATGGACGCGGTGCGGCTCATCGGCGCGAGCAGATGTGCCCTGATGGGGAGTGCGGACGCTCCCGGGATCATGGCGGAGGCCTGGCAGGCGCAGGCCCTCGCACAGGCGATAGGCAGTCGGCTGGCGGTGTCCGGGCCGCCCGAATTACGGGGCGAGGCACTGGGGTTGACCGAGTTGGCGGGGCGGGGATGCGGGGTGCTGGACGCGCCGGTGCTCGATGTGGGGAGGCTGCGGGCCGCCCAGCTCACGGAGCTCGGCGATGCGCGCCTCGCGCTTCTCGATCTCGGCGGGTTGCTCGGCGAGGTCGGGATAGCCCTCGTCGGGATAGCCTGCGCGGCCAATGACGAGGGGACGTACTGGCAGTGCATGGAGGCGATCGACGCGGCGGACGAGTCCAGGGACCGGGTGCTGGAGATGCTGCGAAGACTTGCGGTACGGGATCAGGGGGCGGCGGCGGGGTAG
- a CDS encoding LLM class F420-dependent oxidoreductase, with protein MDLRIFTEPQQGATYDTLLAVAKATEDLGFDAFFRSDHYLRMGSADGLPGPTDAWITLAGLARETKRIRLGTLMTAGTFRLPGVLAIQVAQVDQMSGGRVELGLGAGWFEEEHKAYGIPFPKEKFARLEEQLAIVTGLWETKVGETFSFDGTYYQLTDSPALPKPAQPKVPVLIGGHGATRTPRLAGRYADEFNMPFASIEDSERQFGRVRAAAEETGRKGTDLVYSNALVACVGKDDAEVARRAAAIGREVEELKANGLAGTPDEVVEKIGRYTEIGSQRVYLQILDLDDLDHLDLISSQVQSQL; from the coding sequence ATGGATCTTCGAATCTTCACCGAGCCCCAGCAGGGCGCCACCTACGACACCCTTCTCGCCGTCGCCAAGGCCACCGAAGACCTCGGCTTTGACGCTTTCTTCCGTTCCGACCATTACCTCCGCATGGGTTCCGCGGACGGCCTCCCGGGCCCCACGGACGCCTGGATCACCCTCGCCGGACTCGCCCGTGAGACCAAGCGAATCCGCCTCGGCACACTGATGACCGCCGGTACGTTCCGCCTGCCCGGCGTCCTGGCGATCCAGGTCGCCCAGGTCGACCAGATGTCCGGCGGCCGCGTCGAACTGGGCCTGGGCGCGGGCTGGTTCGAGGAGGAGCACAAGGCGTACGGCATCCCCTTCCCGAAGGAGAAGTTCGCCCGTCTGGAGGAGCAGCTGGCGATCGTCACCGGGCTGTGGGAGACGAAGGTCGGCGAGACCTTCAGCTTCGACGGCACGTACTACCAGCTCACCGACTCGCCCGCGCTGCCCAAGCCGGCGCAGCCCAAGGTGCCGGTGCTCATCGGCGGCCACGGAGCCACCCGTACGCCGCGCCTCGCGGGCCGTTACGCCGATGAGTTCAACATGCCGTTCGCGTCGATCGAGGACAGCGAGCGGCAGTTCGGCCGGGTGCGCGCGGCGGCGGAGGAGACCGGCCGCAAGGGCACCGACCTCGTCTACTCCAACGCGCTCGTCGCCTGCGTCGGCAAGGACGACGCGGAGGTCGCCCGCCGCGCCGCCGCGATCGGCCGCGAGGTGGAGGAGCTGAAGGCGAACGGGCTGGCCGGTACCCCGGACGAGGTCGTCGAAAAGATCGGCCGATACACGGAGATCGGTTCCCAGCGGGTCTACCTGCAGATCCTCGACCTCGACGATCTGGACCACCTGGACCTGATCTCCTCCCAGGTGCAGTCGCAGCTGTAG